In Bradyrhizobium sp. 1(2017), one DNA window encodes the following:
- a CDS encoding DUF3280 domain-containing protein — MHRSRLVISALLLFILPHSPAAAEPAIGVAMDDFSYTDTSAEPTNQTAAHERRLSAFMAALRRDIGAGGRYRLVPSAEDGAAFKIIGGIQKSSTLVQWAKVAVIDVGAKKLVMDKLYSFRGDSDEAWERAEIFLSREVRAALGAQAQVALAVFDFELEDMTAASAGASAASDASYLAEVTGGVREALGQSGRYRIVDVGGEAAKAGPLRDCGGCEAAIAQKLGADQSLIGVVRRVSRTEYTLGFQVRDARTGAVLARGDSGLRLGADYSWKRGAVRLVSDRLIESQQATDAPRK; from the coding sequence ATGCACCGCTCCCGGCTGGTTATCTCCGCTTTGCTCCTGTTTATCCTGCCTCATTCGCCGGCCGCCGCTGAGCCCGCCATCGGCGTTGCCATGGACGATTTCAGCTATACCGATACGTCGGCCGAGCCGACCAACCAGACCGCAGCCCACGAGCGGCGGCTGTCGGCGTTCATGGCCGCGCTCAGGCGGGACATCGGCGCGGGTGGGCGCTATCGGCTGGTGCCTTCTGCCGAGGACGGTGCGGCGTTCAAGATCATTGGCGGCATCCAGAAGTCGAGCACGCTGGTGCAATGGGCCAAGGTCGCGGTGATCGACGTCGGCGCCAAGAAGCTCGTGATGGACAAGCTGTACTCCTTCCGCGGCGACAGCGACGAAGCATGGGAGCGCGCCGAGATCTTCCTGTCCCGCGAGGTCAGGGCTGCGCTCGGCGCGCAAGCGCAGGTCGCGCTTGCCGTGTTCGACTTCGAGCTCGAGGACATGACGGCCGCCTCGGCGGGCGCTTCTGCCGCGTCAGATGCGTCATACCTGGCCGAGGTCACCGGCGGCGTGCGCGAAGCGCTCGGCCAATCCGGCCGTTACCGGATCGTCGACGTGGGAGGAGAGGCGGCGAAGGCGGGGCCCCTGCGGGATTGCGGCGGCTGCGAGGCCGCCATTGCGCAGAAGCTCGGCGCCGACCAGTCGTTGATCGGTGTGGTGCGCCGGGTCAGCCGCACCGAATACACGCTCGGCTTCCAGGTTCGCGATGCCAGGACCGGCGCGGTGCTGGCGCGCGGCGACAGCGGCCTGCGCCTCGGCGCGGATTATTCGTGGAAACGAGGCGCGGTGCGGCTGGTCAGTGACCGGCTGATCGAGAGCCAGCAGGCCACCGACGCGCCTAGAAAGTAA
- a CDS encoding L-idonate 5-dehydrogenase, with protein sequence MRAVVIHAPKDLRIDSYPDAAPAPSEVRVRIANGGICGSDLHYYHHGGFGVVRIQQPMALGHEIAGVVADIGDGVTSVKPGTRVAVNPSKPCGQCLHCQEGMRNQCLDMRFLGSAMRFPHVQGGFREFITVDATQAVPIADKLSLAEAAVAEPLAVCLHAGKQAGPLLGKRVLITGCGPIGALMILVSRFGGAAEIVVTDVAEAPLAVARKLGATHAINVAANATALDPWRAGKGVFDTLFEASGNQAALRAALDVLRPGATLVQLGLGGEMTLPINAIVAKELQLRGTFRFDPEFELAVRLMGEGLIDVKPLITATMPFENAVAAFELASDRSQSMKVQLTF encoded by the coding sequence ATGCGCGCCGTCGTCATCCACGCCCCGAAGGACCTGCGGATCGACAGCTATCCGGATGCGGCTCCCGCCCCAAGCGAGGTCCGCGTCAGGATCGCCAATGGCGGCATCTGCGGCTCGGACCTGCACTATTACCACCACGGTGGTTTCGGGGTCGTTCGCATCCAGCAGCCGATGGCGCTTGGGCATGAAATCGCGGGCGTGGTCGCTGACATCGGCGACGGCGTCACCAGCGTGAAGCCGGGCACGCGTGTCGCGGTCAATCCGAGCAAGCCGTGCGGCCAGTGCCTGCATTGCCAGGAAGGCATGCGCAACCAGTGCCTCGACATGCGCTTCCTCGGCAGCGCGATGCGCTTTCCCCATGTGCAAGGCGGCTTTCGCGAGTTCATCACCGTCGATGCGACGCAGGCCGTGCCGATCGCCGACAAGCTGTCGCTGGCGGAGGCCGCGGTCGCCGAACCGCTCGCCGTGTGCCTGCATGCCGGCAAGCAGGCCGGCCCCCTGCTCGGCAAGCGCGTGCTGATCACCGGCTGCGGCCCGATCGGTGCACTGATGATCCTGGTCTCGCGTTTCGGCGGTGCCGCCGAGATCGTGGTGACCGATGTCGCCGAGGCTCCGCTCGCGGTTGCCAGGAAGCTCGGCGCCACGCACGCCATCAATGTCGCAGCCAACGCCACGGCACTCGATCCCTGGCGCGCCGGCAAGGGCGTGTTCGACACGCTGTTCGAAGCCTCGGGCAATCAGGCTGCCCTGCGCGCCGCGCTCGACGTGCTCAGGCCCGGCGCAACGCTCGTGCAGCTCGGTCTCGGCGGTGAGATGACGCTGCCGATCAACGCGATCGTCGCCAAGGAGCTGCAGCTCCGCGGCACCTTCCGCTTCGATCCCGAGTTCGAGCTCGCGGTGCGGCTGATGGGCGAAGGCCTGATCGACGTCAAGCCGCTGATCACGGCCACCATGCCGTTCGAGAACGCGGTTGCCGCCTTCGAGCTCGCCAGCGACCGCTCGCAGTCGATGAAGGTGCAGCTTACTTTCTAG
- a CDS encoding sensor histidine kinase yields MWNRPRFDLKVRLTLRVAAISAACFAAISAYFLVTADRAAHARIDSIAAIVAKSLELQQGKVQWVASPRSDFPNLDPVSAYVMTPGLCLGFRGASGDMLQQFCSGAPAPASPPPQLFGAFYRSLFDPGREAARPVIVRGAKLGETVVTVDPAVQTAEAWHEAGRLMIALAIALPLLCALVYAALARALRPTRMIGNGLERIAAGDLTTRLPPFDLAELSAIRDVFNHLAESLDTALAERNELTRKLIALQDEERRHLARELHDEFGQSLAAIRALAASARQTAAQDCPDLLGECDGIARTATGMMETLRGALFRLRPPDVDELGLVASLEGLVSGWNGRSRGQPRFEIRFEGAFESVPASVSANLYRIVQEALTNAAKHAGATKVGLHLAMAESEIALAIEDDGRPNDAAVKSGMGLLGMRERVAALRGRLSFETGPHGSTLRVVIPLASADRPALDHAA; encoded by the coding sequence ATGTGGAACCGCCCGAGGTTCGATCTCAAGGTCCGTCTGACGTTGCGCGTGGCGGCGATATCGGCCGCCTGCTTCGCAGCCATCTCCGCCTATTTCCTCGTGACGGCCGACCGCGCCGCACATGCCCGCATCGACAGTATCGCCGCCATCGTCGCAAAGTCGCTGGAGCTGCAGCAAGGCAAGGTCCAGTGGGTGGCCAGCCCGCGCTCCGACTTTCCGAACCTCGATCCCGTCTCGGCCTATGTGATGACGCCCGGTCTGTGTCTCGGCTTCCGCGGCGCGAGCGGCGACATGCTCCAGCAGTTCTGCAGTGGCGCACCTGCCCCGGCGAGCCCGCCGCCGCAGCTGTTTGGCGCCTTCTACCGCAGCCTGTTCGACCCCGGCCGCGAGGCGGCCCGGCCCGTGATCGTGCGCGGCGCGAAGCTCGGCGAGACCGTGGTCACGGTCGATCCGGCCGTGCAGACGGCAGAGGCCTGGCACGAGGCCGGCCGCCTGATGATTGCGCTTGCGATCGCGCTGCCGCTGCTCTGCGCGCTGGTTTATGCCGCGCTGGCGCGCGCCCTGCGCCCCACCCGCATGATCGGCAACGGCCTCGAGCGCATCGCCGCCGGCGACCTCACGACGCGACTGCCGCCGTTCGACCTCGCCGAGCTCTCCGCCATCCGCGACGTCTTCAACCACCTCGCCGAAAGCCTCGACACCGCGCTTGCGGAACGCAACGAGCTGACACGGAAGCTGATCGCGCTCCAGGACGAGGAGCGCCGCCATCTCGCCCGCGAGCTGCATGACGAGTTCGGCCAGTCGCTCGCCGCAATCCGCGCGCTCGCCGCGTCCGCGCGCCAGACTGCGGCGCAGGACTGCCCCGACTTGCTGGGAGAGTGCGACGGCATTGCCCGGACCGCGACCGGTATGATGGAGACGCTGCGCGGCGCCTTGTTCCGTTTACGCCCGCCCGATGTCGACGAGCTCGGACTCGTTGCGAGCCTCGAAGGGCTGGTGTCGGGTTGGAACGGCCGCAGCCGCGGCCAGCCCCGTTTCGAGATCCGGTTCGAGGGCGCCTTCGAGAGCGTGCCCGCCTCCGTCAGCGCCAACCTCTATCGCATCGTGCAGGAGGCGCTTACCAACGCGGCCAAGCATGCTGGCGCAACGAAGGTCGGCCTGCATCTGGCGATGGCCGAAAGCGAGATTGCGCTCGCGATCGAGGATGATGGCCGGCCGAACGACGCGGCGGTCAAATCCGGCATGGGCCTGCTCGGCATGCGCGAGCGCGTCGCCGCGCTTCGCGGCCGGCTGAGCTTCGAGACCGGCCCCCACGGCTCGACGTTGCGCGTTGTCATTCCGCTCGCATCCGCCGATCGGCCAGCGCTGGACCACGCGGCATGA